The sequence CCGACCAGCACCCCGGCCGCCGCGCCCAGATCGGTCAGCCCACGCCACCAGATGCCGAGCACCAGCAGCGGGCAGAAGCTGGACGCGGCGACCGCGAAGGCCAGCCCGACCACCTGGGATACGTCCAGCCCGGAGACGTTGAGCGCGAGCACCGCCGGCACCCCGCCGGCGATCACCGTGGCCAGCCGGAAGCCGCGTACCGAGCCGCGCCCGAGCACGTCGGTGGAGATCACCCCGGCGACGCTGGTGAGCAGCCCCGACGAGGTGGAGAGGAAGGCCGCGAAGGCGCCCGCCGCGACCAGCGCGGCGAGCAGCCGACCGGTGGTCCCGTCGCCGAGCGCGGCCCCGGGCAGCAGCACCACCACCGCGTCGGTCTGCCCGGTGACCAGCAGTTGTGGCGTGTAGATCCGGCCGAGCACGCCGTAGATGGTGGGCAGCAGGTAGAAGACGCCGACCAGGGCGAGCACCACCAGCGTGGTGCGCCGGGCGGCCGCGCCGTCGGGGTTGGTGTAGAAGCGGACCAGCACGTGCGGCAACCCCATGGTGCCGAGGAACGTGGCCAGGATCAGCGAGTACGTGGCGAAGAGGCCCCGGTCGTCGTCCCCGGCGGTGTCCGGCAGCAGCCAGTCAGCCGCGTCGGTGGCCACTCCGGACACCTCGGGCACCGGTTCACCGGCGGCGAAGTCGAGGCGGTCGCCGGGGCGTACCTCCCGGATCGTGCCGTCGGCGAAGGTGAGCGCCGCGCGGTGCTCGACCACGACGGTGGTCGCGGTCCGGAACGCCGGCCCGTCGGGCGGGGTCACCGTGGGCCGGGCGTCGGCCTGCCACTGCAACGCCAGGAAGATCGCGGGTACGGCCAGTGCGGTCAGCTTCAACCAGTACTGGAAGGCCTGGACGAAGGTGATCGCCCGCATCCCGCCGAACGCCACGTTCGCGGTCACCACGATGGCGACCAGCAGCGCCCCCACCGGGTACGGCGAGCCGGCGACCGTGGCCAGGGTCAGCCCGGCGCCCTGCAACTGCGGCACCAGGTAGAGCCAGCCGATGAAGATCACGAAGACGGTGGCCAGGGTGCGCAACCGGCGCGACCCGAGCCGCAGTTCGCAGAAGTCGGGCAGGGTGAACGCGCCGGAGCGGCGCAGCGGCGCGGCCACGAAGAGCAGCAGGGCGAGGTAGCCGGCGGCGAAGCCGACCGGGTACCAGAGGACGTCCACGCCGTACTTGAGGATCAGCCCGGCCACGCCGAGGAAGCTGGCGGCCGAGAGGTATTCCCCACCGATCGCGGCGGCGTTCCAGGTCGGACTCACCGCGCGGGAGGCGACCAGGAAGTCGGAGGTGGTGCGGGCCAGCCGCAGCCCGTAGAAGCCGATGCCGAGGGTGACCAGGGTGACCGCCACGATGGCCGGGACGACGTAGCCGTTGCCCATCTCAGCGCTCCGGCCGCTGGACCAGGTCGGTGAAGTCCTGCTCGTTGCGTTCCGCCAGCCGCACGTACGCCCAGCCCACCGCGATCAGGAACGGGAAGGAGGCGAGCCCGAGCAGCAGCCAGGGCAGGTTGACGCCGAAGACGGTGACCCGGCCGACGGCCGGCGCGATCGCGAACAGCCAGGGCAGGCCGCCGAGCCCGATCAGCACGACCAGGCTCATCCGCAGCGCGAGTGCCAGCTGGGCCCGGACCAGGCCCCGCACCAGCGCCTCGCCGACCCGGGTCTGCTGGGCGAGTTCGACGCGGGTGCGTTCGGCCCGGCTGTCCCGGCGGGACACCTCTGCCAGCACGATGCGCGCCCGCCCGGGTGGCTGTGGCGCCCGAGGGGCCGGTACCGGATCGTCGGCAGCGGTCACCTGGGCAGTCTCGCCTGCTCAGCGCGGATGTCAAGGGTGTCCACCGGGGTTGTGGACAACCTGTGGAGAACGCTTCACCCCTGTGGACAACGCATCGGTCGAACATTAAGACAGCATTAAGTCCCCGCGCGTTCACGCCTGGTGTTGTGGCGAGGTATGTCCTTGCCGGTATTGATCCCGCCCCCTACGCTGAGGCAGCAATTCCCTGTTTCCTCTTCATCCACGGGGTTTCTATGCGCAAATTCCGCACTCTGCTCGGCGCGACTCTCGCCGGGGCATGTGCACTGGCCGTGGTGCCGGGTACGGCATCCGCGGCTCCCGCCGCCGCGCCGCAGTTGGCGACGGCGGATCTCGCCGACACGACCGGGGCCTACTACGAGGTCTCCCCGGCCCGTCTGATGGACACCCGCTCCGGCCTAGGTGGTAAGACCGGAAAGATCGGCCCGCTGAGCAAGTTCGACCTCCAGGTCGCCGGCCGGGGTGGCGTACCGGCCGCCGGTGTCGGCGCGGTCGTGCTGAACGTGACCATCACCGGCCCGACGATGGACAGCTTCGTCACCGCCTACCCGGCGGGCGAGACCCGGCCCGACGCCTCGTCGGTCAACTTCGCCAAGGGCTGGCTGGGCTCCAACAACGTCACCGTGAAGCTCGGCGCGGGCGGCAAGGTCTCCGTCTACAACCGCAACGGCTACACCGACGTGGTGGTCGACGTGGTCGGTTACTACGCCAAGGACAACTCGATGACCAACCGCAACGGTGGTCAGTACGAGTGGTACGCACCCGAGCGGGCGTTCGACACCCGCGAGGACCCCGAGGGCAAGCCGCCGGCCGGCACCACCCTCGAATACGCACTGGACTTCGGGCCGGAGCGCAACCCGCACATGCGGACCCTCGTCACCAACCTCACCGCGGTGGCGCCGGCGAGCGCCGGCTTCCTCACCGCGTGGTCGGGTGCCACCGCCAAGCCGACCGCCTCCACGGTGAACTACGGCGCAAGCCGCAACGTGCCGAACACCGCGTTCATCCAGACCACCCCGTGCACCGGTGCCGAGCCGGGCCAGTGGTGCACCCTGGGCTCGCGGAAGTTCAAGATCTTCACCTCGGCCTCCGCCCACGTCCTGGTCGACGTGGTCGGCGCGGTCGACGACGGTTTCTCGGAGTGGGGCATGCGCTTCGCGCCGATGAGCCCGACCCGGATCGTGGACAGCCGCATCAACCTGGGCACCCCCGGCGCCCTCGGCGCCGGTAGCGTCCGTCGCGTGACCGTTCCCGGCACGCTGGTCACCGACACCACCGGCGTGGCGGTCATGAACGTGACCGCGGTGAAGCCGACCAACAACACGGTCATCACCGTGTGGCCGGCCGACATCCCGGAGATCCCGAAGCCGAGCACGAGCAACCTGAACCCGTACGCCAACCAGGTCGTGTCCAACGCGGTGCTGGGCATCATCGAGCCGAACAACGCGTTCAACGTGCACAACCTCTCCGGCACCACCCACCTGGTGGCCGACATGGTGGGCACGTTCTACTACCCGGCTGCTCCGGCGGCCACGCTCTCCGGTGACGCCGGCAAGAGCCAGCCTCAGTTCGTGGGCGCCTCCCACCGCTGAGCACCCGGACCATCGAAAGGCGCCCCGGCCGTCGGCCGGGGCGCCTTGTCGCTCACATTGATCACGGCCCCTCCTCGGGGCCGACAATCCTTCTTTCTCTTCGGGGTGTTCATGCGCAGAATCCGCACTCTCCTCGGCGTCACCGCCGCCGGGGCATGTGTGCTGGCGGGACTGCCGAGCGTCGCGCTCGCCGCGCCCACCGCGCCGTTCAAGGTCCTCACCGTCGACGTGGGCGACCAGACCGGCGGCTACCCGGTCTACCAGTCGGGCGTCTATGACACCGGCAACTCGAACCTTTCCCTGACGCCGGACTCGCTGGACCGGGTGTCCGTCTACGCGTACCAGCAGAGCTCCTACGTCAATCTCAGGACCGAGCCGCCCACCGGGCAGAAGTGGGTCGAGGGGCAGACGTACCGCGCCGGCGAGCTGGCCGACGGCACCTCCGCCGGCCTCAGCCTCGCGTCCGACGGCCGGGGCTGCGGAAACACCAGCGGCTCGATCACCGTCCGGGAGGTCGGCCGGAACCTGGAGACCGGCCTGATCGAGAAGTTCGCGGCATCGTACGACTACAGCTGCCCGGGCGGCACCAACAGCGGCATGATCAGCGGCGAGCTGCGCTGGGACTCCTCGGTGGACTACGTGGTCGCCCACGGCTCGCCCAACCCCGTCTCGTTCGGGTTCCAGGAGCTGGCGACGCGTAGCGCGGCCAAGACGGTCACCTTCACGTCGGTCGGCAGCAAGCCGATCACCTTCGGTGCCGCCAGCATCGGTGGCCCCACCCCCGACTCGTTCAGCGTCACCAGCTCCAACTGCAGCGGCCGGACGCTCGCCCCGGGCGAGACCTGCACGGTCTCCGTGGTGACCCACCCGGTCAAGGAGGGCGTCCACACGGGCAGCCTGCTGCTCGCCGACGACAGCTCCACCGGCACCCGCCGTGTGCAGCTCTCCGTGGAGGCCTTCCGCGGCGTCACCGGCATGTACTACCCGATCTCCCCGGCCCGCCTCATGGACACCCGAACCGGCCTGGGTGCACCGAAGGCCCGGATCGGCGCCGGCAAGAAGGTCGACCTGCAGGTCGCCGGCCGTGGCGGGGTGCCGAGCAGTGGGGTCAGCTCCGTGGTGCTGAACGTGACCGTCACCGGTCCGACCGCCGCCAGCTTCCTCACCCTCTATCCGGCCGGGCAGAGCCGGCCCACCGGATCGTCGATCAACTTCCCGAAGTACTGGCTCGGCTCGAACAACGTGACCGTGAAGCTGGGCTCGGGCGGCAAGGTGTCGGTCTACAACCACGCCGGCTCCACCGACGTGGTGGTGGACGTGGTCGGCTTCTACGCCGGCAACAACTCCATCTCCAGCCGCGGCTGGGGCAGCCAGTACCAGTGGTTCAAGCCCTCCCGCCTCTGGGACAGCCGTACCGACGGGGGTGCCCTGCCGGGCGGCTACTACACCGACGGACCGGTCGACTTCGGCGCGGACTTCAGCCCGCGGGTGCAGGCGCTGGTTCTCAACATCACCGCCGTCTCGCCGAAGAAGGCCGGTTTCCTCACCGCCTGGGACGGCGTGGGTGACGTGCCCAAGTCCTCGACGGTGAACTACGGCGCCGGCAAGGTGGTGCCGAACCTGGCCGTGGTCAAGGTTCGCCAGGAGTGGAACAGCAGCAAGGGCTACTCCCTTCCGTGGTTCGCGGTCTACACCTCGCAGACCTCGAACATCGTCATCGACCTGGTGGGCGTGATGGACGACGGCACGGCCCCCGACGGGCTGCGGTTCACGCCGCTGGCCCCGACCCGGATCGTGGACAGCCGGATCAGCCAGGGCATCGCCGGCGCCGTGGGTCCCGGTGCCGTCCGTAAGGTCACCGCCCCGGCCAACCTGGTCACCGACGCGACCGAGGCGCTGGCGATGAACGTCACCGCCGTGTCGCCGACCAACAACACGGTAATCACCGTCTGGCCGGCCGACTACGGCATGAGCAAGCCGTCGGCCAGCAACCTCAACCCCGCCGCCGGACAGACCGTGTCCAACGCGGTGCTGGGGGTCATCGGCCCGCTGGACGCCTTCAACGTGCACAACCTCTCCGGCACCACCCACCTCGTGGCCGACGTGGTCGGTACCTTCTGGCTCTACCCGGGTACGGCCAGCGCGGCGACGCTGACCCGGGCGGCTGCCACCGAGCGGCCCGAGGTGGTCGACTCGGCGCAGCGCGTCACGCGACGCGGCTGACCCGCGGGTGCGGGCGTCCCGGCAGGCCCCGGGGCGCCCGCACCGCACCCTTCGTTCCTTCTTCCTTCCACGGGGTCTCCATGCGCAGAATTCGTACCCTTCTCGGGGTGGCAGTCGCCGGGGCAAGCGTGCTGGCGGGGCTGCCGGGCGTCTCGCTCGCCGCACCCACCGCGCCGTACACCGCCCTCACTGTCGATCTCGGCGAGCACCGGACCAGACCGGTCAAGCAGTCCGGCGTCTACGATCCGAGCAACGCCACCATGGACGCGGCGGCCGGCGCCGACGACGTCTTCCGGATCACCGCCTCGCTGCCCGACACGTCTTACGTGCGGCTCGACGCCGCGCCCCCCACCGGGCAGAGCTGGACGGCCGGTCAGACGTACGAGACCGCCAAGGGGCGGGACTCCGTCCGGGCCCGCCTGGCCCTCAACGACGAACGAACCCTCTTCTGCACCACGGCGACCGGCTCGCTCACCGTGCGGGAGGTGACCCGGGACGCGACCACCCAGGCGGTGACCGCCTTCGCGGCGAGCTACGTGTACCACTGTGACGGCGACCCGGCGGCGCTCACCGGCGAGATCCGCTGGAACTCCTCGGTGGACTACGTCGCTGCGCTGCCCGACCCCACCACCGCGGACTTCGGCAAGCTGGACCTGGGGGACCGGCCCACGAAATCCCTGATCGTGCGCTCCCGGGGAAGCCTGCCCGTCACCTTCGGCGGCGCCGGCCTGACCGGCGCCGGCAGCGGTGACTTCGAGATCGTCTCGAACTACTGCTCGAACCGGACGGTAACGGTGGGGAACGGTTGCCTGCTGTCCGTCCGGCCGAAGTCGACTCGGGGCGGCCTGACGAGCGCCGTCCTCCGTCTGCCGGCGGACACGGTCGCCGGTGAGCTGGCCATCCCGGTGCGAGCCGACGTCGTCGACGGGGCCAAGGGCGCCTACTTCCCGGCGTCCCCGGCCCGGCTGATGGACAGCCGCTCCGGGCTGGGTGCGCCGAAGGCCAAGCTCGGCCCGGGCAGGACGGTCAACCTCCAGGTCGCCGGGCGCGGCGGGGTGCCGGCCTCCGGTGTGGGCGCGGTGGTGCTGAACCTGACCGTGACCGGGCCGACGAGCAACAGCTTCCTCACCGCCTACCCGGCGGGTGAGCAGTTACCCACGGCCTCGTCGATCAACTTCGCCAAGGGCTGGCTGGGTTCGAACAACGTGACGGTCAAGGTCGGCGCGGACGGCAAGGTGTCGATCTACAACCGCAACGGCTACACCGACGTCGTGGTCGACGTGGTCGGCTTCTACGCCGGCACCAGCCTCACCCCCGCCGGGTTCACCAAGCGCGGCCAGTACCAGTGGTTCGAGCCGTACCGGATCCTCGACACCCGGACCACGGGCAAGGGCCCGCTGCCCGCGGGCTCCGCGGTCGCCGGCTGGGTCGACTTCAAGGCCGACGTCTTCGGCGACTTCAACCCCCACGTCCAGGCGCTGGTCCTGAACATCACCGCGGTCAGCCCGCAGCAGGCCGGTTTCCTCACCGCCTGGTCCGGTGAGGGGAGCAAGCCGGTCGCCTCGACGGTCAACTACGGCGCGGGCAAGGTGGTGCCGAACCTGGCGTACGTGCAGACCGTGCCCTGCCCGTCCGGCGGCTGCGGCGGGGCCACCGGCGCCCCGCGCTACCGGGTCTTCACCTCGGCCACCTCGCACGTGGTGGTCGACCTGGTCGGCGTGATTGACGACGGCACCGTCACCGACGGCCTGCGGCTGCGGCCGTCGGCACCGAAGCGGATCGTGGACAGCCGGATCGGCCAGGGCCTGGTGAACGCGCTGAGCGCGGGCGAGACCGACAAGGTCACCCTCGACTCGCACGACGGCATCCAGGAGGACGACCAGGTGCTGGTGATGAACATGACCGCGGTGAGCCCGGAGAAGAACACGGTGCTCACCGTCTGGCCGGCGGACGCCGGCATCGCCAAGCCCTCGGCCAGCAACCTCAACCCGGCCGCCGGGCAGGTCGTGTCAAACGGGGTGCTGGGCGTGCTCGGCCCGAACGGGGCCTTCAACGTGCACAACCTGTCCGGGCAGACGCCGCTGGTGGCCGACCTCGTGGGCACCTTCTACCTGTACCCCGCCACCGCCGGCTCGACGCTGGCTGGCCAGTCGCGTCAGCAGGTCACCGCGACCGGCGTGACGGAGTACGCCCGCGGCTGACGGGACACCGTTGACGAAGGGGCGCGCCGAACCTCCGGCGCGCCCCTTTCCGTTGTCCCCACCACCGGTGGGTACCGGGCTTGCTGTCATCCGTCGATCCTCCTAATCTGAGCCGGCCAATCCCTCTCCTGTTTCCTCCACGGGGTGTTCATGCGGAATATCCGCACCATTCTCGGCGCGCTCGTCGCCGGGATCTGTGCCTCGACCGTGCTGCCGGCAGGAGCGCTCGCCGCGCCCACCGCTCCGTACACGGTCCTCACCGTCGACGTGGGCGACGCCTACGGCAAGCCGGTCAAGCAGTCCGGCGTCTACGACGGCACCAACTCCACCGTGACCGGTCGCGCGTACGGCACCGGGGGCGTGAGCATGGGCGCGAGCGGCCTGCCGGGCGGCTCCACCATCGCCATGTGGATCACGCCGCCGACCGGCACGCCGACCTTCACCGCCGGTCAGACCTACCCGACCGTCGGCTCCGGCGACGCTACCCACGCCGGCCTGAACATCTCCTCGGACAACACCGCCTGCAACGGCACGTACGCGTACGGCAGCCTCACCGTCCGAGACGTCGCCTACGACGCCACGGGGGCGGCGACCGTCTTTGCCGCCGCCTACGAGTTCCACTGCTCGCCCAACGCCGGAGCGGTCACCGGTGAAGTGCGCTGGAACTCCGGCCTCACCTATGTCGGGGCGGTTTCCTCGCCCGCGCCGCTCGACTTCGGCCGGGTCGCCATCGGCGGCTACATGGAGAACGCCTCGGCGAGCTTCGTCGTGAAGGGCACCCAGGACAGCGTCTTCGGGGCGGCCCGGATCTCGGGGGCCCACGCGTCGTCGTTCGAGATCATCGGCAACAACTGCTCCGGCCGGACGTACTGGTCGGGCGAATCGTGCGTCGTCAGCATCCGGCCGAACGCGCTGCGTTGGGGCGACTACACCGCCAACCTGGAACTGGACGACAACAGCGCCTACGGCAAGCGCGTGGTGCCGCTGAAGTTCACCGCTTACGACACGGTGATCGGCATGTACTACCCGCTGGCGCCGCAGCGCCTGATGGACACCCGTTCCGGCCTGGGCCGGCCCGCCCCCGGCCCGGTCGGTGCCGGGCAGGCCGTCGAGCTCCAGGTGACCGGGCGAGGCGGGGTGCCGGCCGGCGGCGTCGGCTCGGTGGTGCTGAACGTGACGGTGACCGGGCCGACGGCGAGCAGCTTCCTCACCCTCTACCCGTACGGGGAGTCCATCCCGACCGCCTCGTCGATCAACTTCCCGGCCGGCTGGCTCGGGTCCAATAACGTGACGGTGAAGCTCGGCGCCGGCGGCAAGGTGATGATCTACAACCGCAACGGCTCCACCCACGTGGTGGTCGACGTGGTGGGCTTCCACGCCGCCAGCGACACGGTGAAGAGCAGCCTCGGCTGGGGCGGTCATTACCATCCCGTCGAGCCGGCCCGGCTCATCGACACCCGGCCCAATCCGTTGGAGGCGGGTCAGCAGATCCAGAGCCAGGTCGACTTTGGCCCGGCCAGCCCGCACGTGAAGGCGCTGGTCCTCAACATCACCGCAGTCAACCCGGCGAAGGCGGGCTTCCTCACCGCCTGGGCGGGTGGCCCGCCGGTGCCGACCTCCTCGACCGTCAACTACGGCGCCGGCAAGGTGGTGCCCAACCTGGCCTTCGTGCAGACCCGCCCGTGCACCGACTGCGGTCCGGCGTACGCGGTTCCGGACTTCACGATCTACACCTCGCAGCGGACCGACCTGGTGGTCGACCTGGTCGGAGTGATCGACGACGGCTCGTTGCCGGACGGGCTGCGGTTCAGCCCGTTGAGCCCCACTCGCATCGCGGACACCCGGACGAACTTCGGGATGGGAGGGCTCGCTGCCGGTGACATCGGAACGATCACCGCGCCGCCGTCCGTGGTCACGGCGGACACCGAGGTGCTGGCGATGAACGTGACCGCGATCGCGCCGACGAAGAACACCGTGCTCACCGTCTGGCCGGCCGACGCCGGCATGGCGAAGCCGGGCGTGAGCAACCTCAACCCGGCCGCTGGGCAGACCGTCTCCAACGCCGTGCTGAGCGGGATCGGCCCGAAGGACGCGTTCCATGTCCACAACCTCACCGGGACCGTCGATCTGGTCGCCGACGTGGTCGGTCGGTTCTATCTGTACTCGGGCACGGCCAGCACGACCACGCTTGCCGCACCGCAGCCGCTCACCGTGCGGGGCACCACGAGCGCCCGCGGCTGACACCGGTCCGGAAGGGCGCCCCGGTCTCGGCCGGGGCGCCCTTCGACGTGTCCGGGACCGGGCCGGTGCGGACCATCACCCGCACCGGCCGGTCCGTCACTCGAGGCCCACCCGCACCGGGCGGGCGGTGGCGGAGCCGAGCCAGGTGTGCGGGTTGCCGTACCAGCACCAGCCGAGCTTCGGCGCGCCCTGGCTGATCCAGAGCGCCGGCACCCGCTTGTCCCCACAGCGGGACCCGACCAGCGAGAAGCACCGGTTGCTGGCCAGCGCGGCGGGGAAGTGGGTGATGAAGGCGGTCCCCTCGTCGATGGTGAGCGGCAGCCGGTCCTGGGCGGTCATCTGTTCCATCGCGGCGGCCGGGGCCAGGTTGCGGAACTCCTCGCCCCGGTCGACGTCGAAGAGCAGGTACGCCGGTCCGGCGGGTGCCTCCAGTTCCTTGATCGGGTCGAACCTGGGCAGGTCGTCGAGGGGGAAGTTCCGGTCGAGGAAGCCGGGCTTGCGCTTGCCGACCAGCGTGGTGAGCGCCAGTCGGTCGGGCACCGGGACCAGGTCGCGGGTGGTCACCAGCAGGAACGGCACCCGAGCCTCGGTCGGGGCGGGCAGCCCGGCCGCGCCGCTGACCGCGGCGTCCCGCAGCGGGGTGACCAGGTCACGGAAGGCGGCTTCGGTGAGCCCGGCGAGCTCCGGGTAGCCCAGGCGGATCAGCCCGTCGAGCTGGCGGTCGAACTCGGTGGCGGGGTCGAACACGGTCACGGTTGGCCTCCCGTTGTCGTATGGCCTACCGTACAGTGTACGAGATTCCACGATTATTCCCGCTCAGCGATTCCAATCCTGCTTGGCCGCCCGTACCAGCTTGTCCTTCAGCTCCCGGGTGTGCCGCCGGCTCACCGGCAGCTCCGTCCCGTCGATCACCACCACGTAGCCCGAGTTGACCAGCCGCAGCTCGGCGATCAGCTTCAGCTGCACCAGGTGCGACCGGTGGATCCGGACGAACCCGGCGTCGGCCCAGCGCTCGGCGAGCGTCGCCAGCGACACCCGGACCAGGTGCGAGCCGTCGGCCGTGTGCAGCCGGGCGTAGTCACCCTGCGC comes from Micromonospora purpureochromogenes and encodes:
- a CDS encoding DUF485 domain-containing protein, which translates into the protein MTAADDPVPAPRAPQPPGRARIVLAEVSRRDSRAERTRVELAQQTRVGEALVRGLVRAQLALALRMSLVVLIGLGGLPWLFAIAPAVGRVTVFGVNLPWLLLGLASFPFLIAVGWAYVRLAERNEQDFTDLVQRPER
- a CDS encoding DUF5701 family protein, with product MTVFDPATEFDRQLDGLIRLGYPELAGLTEAAFRDLVTPLRDAAVSGAAGLPAPTEARVPFLLVTTRDLVPVPDRLALTTLVGKRKPGFLDRNFPLDDLPRFDPIKELEAPAGPAYLLFDVDRGEEFRNLAPAAAMEQMTAQDRLPLTIDEGTAFITHFPAALASNRCFSLVGSRCGDKRVPALWISQGAPKLGWCWYGNPHTWLGSATARPVRVGLE
- a CDS encoding sodium/solute symporter, which encodes MGNGYVVPAIVAVTLVTLGIGFYGLRLARTTSDFLVASRAVSPTWNAAAIGGEYLSAASFLGVAGLILKYGVDVLWYPVGFAAGYLALLLFVAAPLRRSGAFTLPDFCELRLGSRRLRTLATVFVIFIGWLYLVPQLQGAGLTLATVAGSPYPVGALLVAIVVTANVAFGGMRAITFVQAFQYWLKLTALAVPAIFLALQWQADARPTVTPPDGPAFRTATTVVVEHRAALTFADGTIREVRPGDRLDFAAGEPVPEVSGVATDAADWLLPDTAGDDDRGLFATYSLILATFLGTMGLPHVLVRFYTNPDGAAARRTTLVVLALVGVFYLLPTIYGVLGRIYTPQLLVTGQTDAVVVLLPGAALGDGTTGRLLAALVAAGAFAAFLSTSSGLLTSVAGVISTDVLGRGSVRGFRLATVIAGGVPAVLALNVSGLDVSQVVGLAFAVAASSFCPLLVLGIWWRGLTDLGAAAGVLVGGGAAVGAVLVTVLGPPLSGWPATLIAQPAAWTVPLAFTVMVAVSMATRRRAPADVGATMLRLHAPEALRL
- a CDS encoding choice-of-anchor D domain-containing protein, producing the protein MRRIRTLLGVTAAGACVLAGLPSVALAAPTAPFKVLTVDVGDQTGGYPVYQSGVYDTGNSNLSLTPDSLDRVSVYAYQQSSYVNLRTEPPTGQKWVEGQTYRAGELADGTSAGLSLASDGRGCGNTSGSITVREVGRNLETGLIEKFAASYDYSCPGGTNSGMISGELRWDSSVDYVVAHGSPNPVSFGFQELATRSAAKTVTFTSVGSKPITFGAASIGGPTPDSFSVTSSNCSGRTLAPGETCTVSVVTHPVKEGVHTGSLLLADDSSTGTRRVQLSVEAFRGVTGMYYPISPARLMDTRTGLGAPKARIGAGKKVDLQVAGRGGVPSSGVSSVVLNVTVTGPTAASFLTLYPAGQSRPTGSSINFPKYWLGSNNVTVKLGSGGKVSVYNHAGSTDVVVDVVGFYAGNNSISSRGWGSQYQWFKPSRLWDSRTDGGALPGGYYTDGPVDFGADFSPRVQALVLNITAVSPKKAGFLTAWDGVGDVPKSSTVNYGAGKVVPNLAVVKVRQEWNSSKGYSLPWFAVYTSQTSNIVIDLVGVMDDGTAPDGLRFTPLAPTRIVDSRISQGIAGAVGPGAVRKVTAPANLVTDATEALAMNVTAVSPTNNTVITVWPADYGMSKPSASNLNPAAGQTVSNAVLGVIGPLDAFNVHNLSGTTHLVADVVGTFWLYPGTASAATLTRAAATERPEVVDSAQRVTRRG